From the genome of Pseudoxanthomonas sp., one region includes:
- a CDS encoding parallel beta-helix domain-containing protein, producing the protein MQRTMSVAVAGALALVAGACQQKAPEAASVAAADAAFATTLQERLLDAKPGDVIEIPAGRHAFDRSLSLRADGVTIRGAGMDKSVLSFKSQKAGAEGLLVNGDDFTIENLTIEDSRGDGLKISESSNITIRGVKVQWTGGPSTKNGAYGIYPVLTKNVLIEDTVSIGASDAGIYVGQSDGVIVRRSRAEQNVAGIEIENTINADVYENVATGNTGGILVFNMPGLSQQGGNIRVFANKVIANNHENFGAKGTPVASVPAGSGIVINSNDDIEVFGNEIRDNATANIIVSSVYSTGYKDSSASPNFDPYPERIFIHGNTLSGGGDSPDGFDLKALKVATYGLRGNFPDVLWDGYFNRDRIVDGRKIGPQICLRNVNGVVNADGPGGYKNPSKDAKLHDCELPRLPAVDLKRG; encoded by the coding sequence ATGCAACGCACCATGTCCGTGGCGGTGGCAGGCGCGCTGGCGCTGGTGGCCGGCGCCTGCCAGCAGAAAGCGCCAGAAGCCGCATCCGTCGCGGCCGCTGATGCCGCCTTCGCGACCACGCTGCAGGAACGGCTGCTGGATGCGAAGCCGGGCGACGTCATCGAGATCCCGGCCGGCCGCCATGCCTTCGACCGCAGCCTCAGCCTGCGCGCCGACGGCGTGACGATCCGCGGTGCCGGCATGGACAAGAGCGTGCTGAGCTTCAAGAGCCAGAAGGCCGGCGCCGAGGGGCTGCTGGTCAACGGCGATGACTTCACCATCGAGAACCTCACGATCGAGGACTCCAGGGGCGACGGCTTGAAGATCAGCGAGTCGTCGAACATCACCATCCGCGGCGTCAAGGTGCAGTGGACCGGTGGGCCGAGCACGAAGAACGGCGCCTACGGCATCTATCCGGTGCTGACGAAGAACGTGCTGATCGAGGACACCGTATCGATAGGTGCGTCCGACGCCGGCATCTATGTCGGCCAGTCCGATGGCGTGATCGTCCGCCGCAGCCGCGCCGAGCAGAACGTGGCCGGCATCGAGATCGAGAACACCATCAATGCCGACGTGTACGAAAACGTGGCGACCGGCAATACCGGCGGCATACTGGTGTTCAACATGCCCGGGCTGTCGCAGCAGGGCGGCAACATCCGCGTCTTCGCGAACAAAGTGATCGCCAACAACCACGAGAACTTCGGCGCCAAGGGCACGCCGGTGGCCAGCGTGCCGGCCGGGTCGGGCATCGTCATCAATTCCAACGACGACATCGAAGTGTTCGGCAACGAGATCCGCGACAACGCGACCGCCAACATCATCGTCTCCAGCGTGTATTCCACCGGTTACAAGGACAGCAGCGCATCGCCGAACTTCGATCCGTACCCCGAGCGGATCTTCATCCACGGCAACACGCTGTCCGGCGGGGGCGATTCACCGGACGGATTCGACCTGAAGGCGCTGAAGGTGGCCACTTACGGCCTGCGCGGCAACTTCCCCGACGTGCTGTGGGATGGCTATTTCAATAGGGACAGGATCGTCGACGGCAGGAAGATCGGGCCGCAGATCTGCCTGCGCAACGTCAACGGCGTCGTGAATGCGGACGGCCCCGGCGGCTACAAGAACCCGAGCAAGGACGCCAAGCTCCACGACTGCGAACTGCCGCGCCTGCCGGCGGTCGACCTGAAGCGCGGTTGA
- a CDS encoding SO2930 family diheme c-type cytochrome — MRWRTLVLLMALAAGVLLSACRPAPGVHFFAEGQPATLEEWSVLRIEDGRLRLSEGVVPYDLNTPLFSDYAHKLRTVWMPAGTSARYQPEHSFDFPVGTILSKTFYYPLPEGAPWDGRSVARTPASSSPLEAESLDLSRVRLIETRLLVHRAEGWVALPYVWNDAQSAATLKRTGELVELDLVDAQGKRETANYQVPDQNQCGGCHITDNKSRKLLPIGPKARHLNRDFDYAGGRENQLAHLVRVGYLTGVPATPPRLADAMDTNAPLDARARAYLDINCGHCHSATGPAITSGLWLDAHTQDRLKLGFCKQPIAAGKGTGNRLYDIVPGRAADSIFDYRLDSDDPAIMMPELGRSVVHREGVDLIRAWINAQAGSCDTATATGSEPPPAS; from the coding sequence ATGCGGTGGCGCACGCTGGTCCTGCTGATGGCGCTTGCGGCCGGGGTGCTGCTGTCCGCCTGCCGACCGGCACCGGGCGTGCACTTCTTCGCTGAAGGCCAGCCCGCCACGCTGGAGGAGTGGAGTGTGCTGCGGATCGAGGACGGTCGGCTGCGCCTGAGCGAAGGCGTGGTGCCCTACGACCTCAACACGCCGTTGTTCAGCGACTACGCCCACAAGTTGCGCACGGTCTGGATGCCGGCCGGCACCTCGGCGCGATACCAGCCAGAACACAGCTTCGACTTCCCCGTCGGCACCATCCTCAGCAAGACCTTCTATTACCCGCTGCCCGAAGGAGCGCCGTGGGACGGCAGGTCGGTCGCGCGCACGCCGGCCTCATCCTCTCCGCTCGAAGCGGAGTCGCTGGATCTTTCCAGGGTACGCCTGATCGAAACCCGCCTGCTCGTGCATCGCGCCGAAGGCTGGGTCGCGCTGCCGTACGTGTGGAACGATGCACAGTCCGCCGCCACGCTGAAGCGCACGGGCGAACTGGTCGAACTCGATCTGGTCGATGCGCAGGGCAAGCGCGAGACCGCGAACTACCAGGTGCCGGACCAGAACCAGTGCGGCGGCTGCCACATCACCGACAACAAGTCGCGCAAGCTGCTGCCGATCGGTCCGAAGGCGCGGCACCTGAACCGCGACTTCGACTATGCCGGCGGCAGGGAGAACCAGCTGGCGCATCTGGTGCGCGTCGGTTACCTGACCGGCGTGCCCGCCACGCCACCACGGCTGGCCGATGCGATGGACACGAACGCGCCGCTCGACGCCCGTGCGCGCGCCTATCTGGACATCAACTGCGGCCACTGCCACAGCGCCACGGGGCCGGCGATCACCTCCGGCCTGTGGCTGGACGCGCACACGCAGGACCGCCTGAAGCTGGGCTTCTGCAAGCAGCCGATCGCGGCCGGCAAGGGCACGGGCAACCGCTTGTACGACATCGTGCCGGGTCGCGCGGCCGATTCCATCTTCGATTACCGGCTGGACAGCGACGATCCCGCGATCATGATGCCGGAGCTCGGCCGCTCGGTCGTGCACCGCGAGGGGGTCGATCTGATCCGCGCCTGGATCAACGCGCAGGCGGGCAGTTGCGATACGGCGACCGCGACAGGCAGTGAACCACCGCCGGCCAGCTGA
- a CDS encoding AraC family transcriptional regulator yields MRWKTGLGHRLSIANLPTNMLCGLVLLAGEFGVKAESWFAGMRLNVQEIHDPQARVSYRQASEIIRRALPTLPIDGVGLAMGEKQNGGNFGLLGLAMKTAPTFGDAVQIGLEYQRNLGPLMDLEMQDRDDGSLAVVATAPEEAADLLPFLCEEMFASTLMLARELAGPEFRPLRLELGYPAPRYAARYDDLFGCEIRFDQPHHAMVVDRRWLELPFASYNPVTSRQALALCRAQLTAMSLRGETTAAVERQLRPRLRDNPQMTDVAAALHLSERTLRRQLAEEGTTFSAVHDRVRTERALELLQDAETTIAAVGTQIGFNDVREFRRAFKRWTGHTPSETRRSPA; encoded by the coding sequence ATGCGCTGGAAGACCGGACTGGGCCATCGCCTGTCGATCGCCAACCTGCCCACCAACATGCTGTGCGGCCTGGTGCTGCTGGCCGGCGAATTCGGCGTGAAGGCCGAAAGCTGGTTCGCCGGCATGCGGCTGAACGTGCAGGAGATCCACGACCCGCAGGCGCGCGTGTCCTACCGCCAGGCCAGCGAGATCATCCGCCGCGCCCTGCCGACCCTGCCGATCGACGGTGTGGGCCTGGCCATGGGCGAGAAGCAGAACGGCGGCAACTTCGGCCTGCTCGGGCTGGCGATGAAGACCGCGCCGACGTTCGGGGACGCCGTGCAGATCGGACTGGAATACCAGCGCAACCTCGGGCCGTTGATGGACCTGGAAATGCAGGACCGCGACGACGGCAGCCTGGCGGTGGTCGCGACGGCGCCGGAGGAAGCCGCCGACCTGCTGCCGTTCCTGTGCGAAGAGATGTTCGCCAGCACACTGATGCTGGCGCGCGAACTGGCGGGGCCGGAGTTCCGTCCACTACGGCTGGAACTGGGCTATCCGGCGCCGCGTTATGCCGCACGCTACGACGACCTGTTCGGTTGCGAGATCCGGTTCGACCAGCCCCACCACGCGATGGTGGTCGACCGGCGCTGGCTGGAGCTGCCGTTCGCCAGCTACAACCCCGTGACGTCGCGACAGGCGCTGGCCCTGTGCCGGGCGCAGCTCACCGCCATGTCGCTGCGCGGCGAGACCACCGCCGCCGTCGAACGCCAGCTTCGCCCGCGCCTGCGCGACAACCCGCAGATGACCGACGTCGCCGCCGCACTGCACCTGAGCGAGCGCACGCTGCGCCGCCAGCTCGCCGAAGAAGGCACCACCTTCAGCGCCGTGCACGACCGCGTGCGCACCGAGCGGGCCCTGGAACTGCTGCAGGATGCCGAAACCACTATCGCGGCCGTCGGAACGCAGATCGGCTTCAACGACGTTCGTGAGTTCCGCCGGGCGTTCAAGCGATGGACCGGACATACGCCGAGCGAGACCCGACGCTCGCCCGCGTAG